The genome window TCTACCCCGACGCACTGCTGGCCACCGAGCAGGACGCCGCCGTGTTCGGCCTCAACGCCTTCAGCGACGGCTACAACGTGCTGCTCCCGCAGGCGGCTTCGGGCCTGATCGAGCAGCTCAAGGCCCGCGGCTTCAACCCCGTCGGAGTCGACCTGTCGGAACTCCTGCTCGCCGGCGGCAGCGTCAAGTGCTGCACGCTGGAACTGCGCGACCACTGAACCCCCCTCCCCCACCGCTCCAGCCTGGGAAAGGCGGCCCGCGTGACGGATCGCACCGAACTGACGGCGAGTTACCTGGACCGCGTGCGCGCCCACGGCGCGGTCGCCTCCGAACTCATCGGCAGCCAACCCGACAACGAGATGCTGGTCGCCTTCTACCAGGGCAGGTTCCTGTCCCGCCCGCTCTTCCTCGGCCACCGGGAGCGGGTGCGCCTGCAGGCCGACCTGGAGAACCTGCACTCCGCGCTGACCGCCCTGCCGGAGCGCCTCTTCGGCGGGGACCTGGGCGCCTTCGCCCGGGCGGTCGGGATGGCCGAGGTGCAGGTCTCGGCGATCCTGCGCAGCCGGGGCAGCGCGGTGACCAAGCAGGTCCGCGCCGACATGTACGTGGACGGGTCGGGCTTCAAGCTGCTGGAGTACAACATGGGCAGCGCGCTGGGCGGCCTCGACGTCGGCGAGATGTCCCGGGCCCTGCTGGAGCACCCGCTGATGCGCGAGTTCGCCGCCGAACACCGGCTGGGCTTCGCCGACTTCACCACCGAGAAGCTGCACGACATCGTGGTGGAGTCCGGCTTCGCGCCGCAGGACGACCCGGTCGTGGTGATCGCCGACTGGCCGTCCAGCTACGCCGACCTGGCGCCCTACGTGGCCCTCACGGTGGACCACTGGCGGGCCCGCGGGATCAACGTGCACGGTTGCCACGTCGGCGAGCTGGCGGTCCGCGACGGCGCGGTGCGGCTCGGCGACCTGAAGGTGGACATCATCCACCGGCTCTTCCTGATCGAGGACCTGCTGGAGTCGCCGGAGGCGGCCGCCCTGCTGGACCCGCTGCTGGACGCCGCCGCGGCCGGGCAGGTCAAGATCTTCACCCCGATGGAGTCGGAGGCCTTCGCCAGCAAGGGCGCGCTGGCGATGCTCTCCGACGAGCGCAACCGCCACCTGCTCACCGAGCCGGAACGCGACAGCCTGGACCGGATCCTGCCGTGGACCAGGATGCTGCGCCCCGGCAAGGTCACCCTGGAGGACGGCGAGCAGGTCGAGTTGCTCGACTACGTGTTCTCCCACCAGGACGACCTGGTGCTCAAGCCCACCCTGCTGCACGGCGGCCAGGGCGTGCTGCTGGGCTGGGACGAGCAGGTCACGCCGCAGCTCTGGCACGAGCGGGTCACCGCGGGGCTGGACGGCCCGTTCCTGGTGCAGCGCCGGATCGCCCCGCTGACCGAGTACTTCCCGGACGAGCGGGGCGAGTTGGTCCCCTGGCTGGTGGTCTGGGGCATCTTCGGCGCCCAGCGCGGCTTCGGCGGCATCTACGCCCGCGCCACCACGCTGGAGTCCGGCACGGGCGTGGTGAACACCGCCCGCGGCGCCTACGCCGGCACCGGCTTCCACCAACTGGCCCCGGACGAAGCCGCCTGACGAAGCCGCCTGACGAACCCCCGGCCCGGCCGGCCACCCTGCACGGTGGCCGGCCGGGCCGCGGTTGCGCGCGAGCGGTTCGGCCGGCCGGCGAATGGCGCGCCAATTCCGCGAATCGCCCCTTTTCAGGCGTTCTCGACGTTTTCGGCGTTCTCCGCCTTCGCCGCGTTCTTGGCCGCCGCCACGAAATCGCGGATCAATTGCGGGTCCTTGATTCCCCGGCTGGATTCCACGCCGCTCGACACGTCCACTCCCCAGGGCTTCGCCACCCGGATCGCCCCGGCCACGTTGGCCGGGGTCAGACCGCCCGCGAGCAGCCACTTTCCGCTGGGGCGGGCGGATTCGAGGCGGCCCAGGTCCCAGCGTTCGCCGCGCCCGTAACTCGGGGAGTCGAGCAGCAGCATTTCCTCGCCGTAGGCGCCGGTGGCGAGCTCGGGGGGCTCGGCGGAGTCCGGGTCGAGGTGGGTGGCGCGCAGCAGGCGCAGCGGCAGGTGGGCGAGGGCGGCGAAGTCCTCGCGGGTGTAGCGGCCGTGCAGTTGCAGGGCGCGGACGCCGGCGGCGAGGGCGAGTCGGCCGGCCTCGGCGGCGGGGACGCCGTTGACCACGCCGACGGAGAGCACGCCGGGGGGCAGCTCGGCCGCCAGGGCGCGGGCGGTGCCGGTGTCGAGCTTGCGCACGCTCTCGGTCAGCATGAATCCGAGTGCGTCGGCGCCGGCCGCCACACCGGCCGCCACATCGGCCGCGTTCCGCACACCACACACTTTGACGAACATATCCGTCATCGTAGTAGGCGGAACTGGGGGAGGTAGGCGAACTGGGAATTCACCCGGAGTTCCTTGTGTCGATTATTACACTTCCGGAATGTCA of Kitasatospora viridis contains these proteins:
- a CDS encoding phosphoribosylanthranilate isomerase; the protein is MFVKVCGVRNAADVAAGVAAGADALGFMLTESVRKLDTGTARALAAELPPGVLSVGVVNGVPAAEAGRLALAAGVRALQLHGRYTREDFAALAHLPLRLLRATHLDPDSAEPPELATGAYGEEMLLLDSPSYGRGERWDLGRLESARPSGKWLLAGGLTPANVAGAIRVAKPWGVDVSSGVESSRGIKDPQLIRDFVAAAKNAAKAENAENVENA